The following DNA comes from Pseudomonadota bacterium.
AGAAGGCTGGCCTTTTGCCGGGTGGTACTTGCAATCCTTAAGTTGCGGCACCTTGATTGCTACTTTTTTGGCCTTGGCTTTGGCTTCCTTGCGGACATCCTGCAACTCTTTGCGAACCTTGGCATTCTGCTGGATTTTATTAATTAAGACATCTGCGACATCGGTATGTTTATAAAGATAATTACAGAGAACCTCCTTAACCCGATTTACAACAATCGCCCTAACTTCCGTATTGCCCAGCTTGTTTTTTGTCTGGGATTCAAATATCGGATCTTTGATCTTTATCGCAACGGTTCCGACAACTCCTTCACGGACATCCTCTCCGATAAATTTTTTCCCGGAATAATCGTTTATTCCCTTCAGGATGCCTTCACGAAAAGCGGAAAGATGTGTCCCTCCCTCATTGGTGAACGTGCCGTTTACAAAAGAAAAATACGATTCGCCATAGCCGTCGGTATGTGAAAAGGCAAACTCAAGCGTGCCGTTGCGGAAATGAACCGGTTTATAAAGCTGAGTGCCGTCAATCTCGTTATCTAAAAGATCAAGCAGGCCGTTTTCCGAATAAAAACATTCTTTATCTAGGTATAATTTCAGGCCGGCATTAAGATAGGCGTAACGCCAGAGCCTTTTGCTGACAAATTCCCGATTGTAAGTATACTCTTCAAAAATTTCACGGTCTGGTTGAAACTCGACATAGGTTCCGTTTTTTTCGGAAGTATCGCCGGATTCTTCACTTTCAAGTATCCCACGGACAAAATTTACGCATGCGAACTTGCCATCCCTGTACGATACAACCTTGAACTTTTCAGCAAGAGAATTAACCGCTTTTGTCCCGACGCCATTAAGGCCAACGGAAAATTGAAAGACATCAGTGTTATATTTGGCACCGGTATTGATTACCGAAACACATTCTATAATCTTGCCAAGGGGAATTCCACGACCGAAGTCCCGTATACATACATATCCATCTTCGGAAATTGAAATATTAACCCGTTTACCTGCACCCATGATGTACTCATCAACGGCATTATCAATCACCTCTTTCAAGAGGATATAAATGCCGTCATCCGGGTGTGAGCCGTTACCGAGGCGACCGATATACATACCGGGGCGAAGGCGAATATGTTCAAGGGAGCTTAATGTTTTTATCTTTGATTCGTCATATACTGTTGCAGGCATATTCATCAATCAAATTCCCCTCTGACTTTGAGCAAATTTACAAAAAAAAGAATATTTCAGATAAAATTTTGTAAGTTTCCACACCTTTGGGCAACATGGAAACCGGCAGGCCTGAATTGGTTTGCCTTAACCTTCAAAAAACATCATCGATTCAGGCATATATTATCAGTCAAAAAAAACATTATCCACAATATGTACTACCGTAAGCATACACTGTACACTATATCTTGTGTGCTATGATCTATGCAACAGTTTTTTATAGAGGTGAAAAAAATGACTGGAAGAACGCCGAAGGTGATTTTTTTTCTTTGAATTTACAAATAATGTAACATACTAGGCAAAATGTGACTATACACAACGACACGGTCCAAAAAATTCATGTCATTTGAAAAGTGTGTATACCTATATATGCATCGTCATCGTGCTTTTTAAGATGCCGACAAAATTTGCATTCAATAATATTTTGCGAGGAGATAAATGTGTCAGGCGAAATCAATACAACATTAGGAACCGCGCAAGTCCTTTGGAATCTTGCAGATCTCTATAAAGATATAAATGACCCTGCCCTTGAAAAAGACATTTCTTTCTGCCGGCAGGAAGCACAAGCCATAAACAAGGAATATGCCGGGAAGCTGGATTCCTTTGATCCGGGTGGTTTATACATCCTTGTTAACCGTCTGGAAAAACTTGAAGTCATACTTGGCAAAATATCAACGCTTGCCTTCCTGAACTTCACTACCCAGGTAAACAATGCCGAGGCTGGCGCCTTTCTACAAAAAATAAAGGAGACTTTAAGTACAATCGGCAAAGAAATCGTATTTTTTGAACTGGAATGGAGCAAAATTGACGAAAACCAATCCCGGAAACTTCTCGGTTCATCGGTATTGAGCAATTATCAACATTATCTCGCAAGCATGCGAAGATATGCCAAGCATCATCTGTCCCAGATCGAAGAAACCCTGCTCATTGAAAAAGCGCCAACCGGGAAAAGCAGCTGGAACAATCTCTTTGACAAAGTAATCGGTCACATGAAATTCGGTGTCAAACAAAGGACCGAAGAAGAGGTTTTATCCGATCTCTATAATCCTGAACGTACAGTTCGCATGCAGGCAGCAGAAGAATTGACACTGGGACTTTCGACCCAGAGTCATATCCTGACCCATATTTTTAATACAATTTTTGCAGACAAAATGATCGATGATCGATTGCGGCAGTACCCGGCATGGATAAGTTCAATGAATTTATACAATGAACTTGAAGACCACACAGTGGAAACCCTCATCGACAGCGTGGTTTCCCGCTACGATATTCCACAACGCTACTATAGGATCAAAAGCAAAATCCTCGGAATTCCCGAGCTCAAGGATTATGATCGCTACGCACCCCTTACCTTTCCAGGGAAAGAACCGAAAAATAACCAATCTAACCTCATCGACTGGAACACCTGTAAGGAAATCGTGCTGGATGCATTCCATGAGTTTTCGCCTCTCATGGCGGAGACAGCATCACTTTTCTTTACTGAGAGCTGGATACACGCACCAATCATAGAGGGCAAGCGCGGCGGAGCATTTGCTCATCCCTGTGTTCCGGAAGTGCATCCATACATAATGGTCAATTACACCGGCAACCTGAGAGACGTCTCAACCGTAGCCCATGAACTAGGTCATGGTATCCATCAGTATCTAGCCGCGGAACGGGGTTATTTCAACAGCAACACGCCTCTTGTGCTTGCAGAAACAGCATCAGTGTTCGGCGAATTGATTGTTTTTCATTCCCAGTTGAGCCGCATCAAAGACAAAAAAGAACGGTTGGCATATTTATGCCAAAAACTTGAATCTATCTTTGCAACGGTTTTTCGACAAGTGGCCATGAACAGATTTGAGGACCTTGTTCATAATTCAAGACGAAACCAGGGAGAACTATCAACGGAAAGTATATCGACCCTCTGGATGCAGACTCAGAAAGCCATGTTCGGCAACAGCGTCACCCTGACGGAAAATTATTCAATCTGGTGGTCCTATATTCCTCATTTCTTAAGTACCCCGGGGTATGTCTATTCCTACGCCTTTGGCGAACTTCTCGTGCTGTCCCTGTACCGAATCTATAAAGACGACAAAGCCGCCTTCACTCCCAAATATATTGAACTGCTCAAGGCTGGGGGGAGCAAAACCCCTGCTGAACTGCTTGAATCTTTCGGAATTAATCTCGACCAAAAGGCTTTCTGGTTGGGAGGACTGGAAATAATTAATGAGTTGCTGCTTTCAGCAGAAGAGTTGGCTGCGCAGCTAGAGGAGTAAAAAATCTGAGCATATCGGACTTATTCGATGATTACCGTGGCATTTTCTAGGATAACTTCATACTTGTAGCCGTATCCAAAATCCTTATCAACCGCCAATATGCCCCTTGAAACAACTGTATCCCCCACCATGACTATGGTATCTGTGGTTACTGTAAGGTCGTTGGTAAGGGAAGTACCGGTGCCGTCCTGCATATGGAGCCAGTTTTTCCCTAAAACCTGAGGCGTGAACTTAACCACTTTCCCCCTGACAACTACCTCTTTTCCAGCAATCTCCAGCTTTCCGGCGTAAATTTCCGATACAGTGAGGCCTCCTTCGGCAATCTTAACTGCAAGCCCTTCATACATTCTCCCCCTGATGACCGGATGGCCTTGTGGCAGATTTTTCTGAACGGCTGGTTCATTAATATTTGTACCGGCTGCGGCGACAAAGTATATTTCCTTGAAAACACGGCTCAATGATTTGCTATAAAAATTCCTCATGGGTGCCGATCCAGGTATTTCCACCTTATCCCCGGTTGATAAACTTATTTTTGAAGTGGCAATCCAAATCTGCTGGTCTCTGGTTTC
Coding sequences within:
- a CDS encoding type IIA DNA topoisomerase subunit B produces the protein MNMPATVYDESKIKTLSSLEHIRLRPGMYIGRLGNGSHPDDGIYILLKEVIDNAVDEYIMGAGKRVNISISEDGYVCIRDFGRGIPLGKIIECVSVINTGAKYNTDVFQFSVGLNGVGTKAVNSLAEKFKVVSYRDGKFACVNFVRGILESEESGDTSEKNGTYVEFQPDREIFEEYTYNREFVSKRLWRYAYLNAGLKLYLDKECFYSENGLLDLLDNEIDGTQLYKPVHFRNGTLEFAFSHTDGYGESYFSFVNGTFTNEGGTHLSAFREGILKGINDYSGKKFIGEDVREGVVGTVAIKIKDPIFESQTKNKLGNTEVRAIVVNRVKEVLCNYLYKHTDVADVLINKIQQNAKVRKELQDVRKEAKAKAKKVAIKVPQLKDCKYHPAKGQPSPAGRENMIFITEGQSASGSIVSSRDPMTQAVFSLKGKPMNVLGHPLTLLYKNDELYNIMRALNIEESVGGLRYDKVILATDADVDGLHIRNLMLTFFLHYFENLVKRGHIYILETPIFRVRTKSETIYCYSDKEKAAAEKKLTGKKQIKNAVEITRFKGLGEISPKEFKQFIDENIRLKQVNIDKLSEVPKLLAFYMGKNTPERKEYIMGHLTDYLA
- a CDS encoding M3 family oligoendopeptidase, encoding MSGEINTTLGTAQVLWNLADLYKDINDPALEKDISFCRQEAQAINKEYAGKLDSFDPGGLYILVNRLEKLEVILGKISTLAFLNFTTQVNNAEAGAFLQKIKETLSTIGKEIVFFELEWSKIDENQSRKLLGSSVLSNYQHYLASMRRYAKHHLSQIEETLLIEKAPTGKSSWNNLFDKVIGHMKFGVKQRTEEEVLSDLYNPERTVRMQAAEELTLGLSTQSHILTHIFNTIFADKMIDDRLRQYPAWISSMNLYNELEDHTVETLIDSVVSRYDIPQRYYRIKSKILGIPELKDYDRYAPLTFPGKEPKNNQSNLIDWNTCKEIVLDAFHEFSPLMAETASLFFTESWIHAPIIEGKRGGAFAHPCVPEVHPYIMVNYTGNLRDVSTVAHELGHGIHQYLAAERGYFNSNTPLVLAETASVFGELIVFHSQLSRIKDKKERLAYLCQKLESIFATVFRQVAMNRFEDLVHNSRRNQGELSTESISTLWMQTQKAMFGNSVTLTENYSIWWSYIPHFLSTPGYVYSYAFGELLVLSLYRIYKDDKAAFTPKYIELLKAGGSKTPAELLESFGINLDQKAFWLGGLEIINELLLSAEELAAQLEE